The genomic stretch CATTTCGAACGGATATTAGtccataaataaatatatatcgaTCATCATAGAATATTCCGTGCTAGCTTGGATAAGTTTTACTTAGTACTATTATGTAGTGAGTCCACGTCAAACTTAACTCATAATGCATGCACAGCACCACAATgatcttttaattaaaatcttataTGAGCTCGATAATTAAACATGATCCATATATATTTCCATAAACACAGAAGTGATATCCATAGTAATTCCAGTCATCAACTGGATCATATTAACCTACGCATACATGATCAAATTAATTTGTCATCAAGCTGATCTTATTAATCTAAGGCGTATACATGATGAAATTAACTCCGGCCCCCTCCCTATTTAAACACACCTAAATGAAGACAAGAAagcataaaaaaaaacacaagcaCAGTAATGGcgaaaataatactactagtcTTGTTCCAGTTTGCGATCATATCATTTACGTGTGCCAAAGCCTCAGGCTCTGCGGCCATCTCATGGTGCAGCCAAACCCCAAACCCCGAACCGTGTGAGTATTTCCTCACACAAAACCCTAAATTATACGACGTCTCCTCCATACATGAAAAGCCCGACTTCCTGAAGGTGTCGTTGCAGATGGCCCTCGATCGCTGCATACACGTGCAGAGTGGTCTCCAGCAACTCGGCCCCAAGTGTCGCTCCGCTCGGGAGAGGGCAGCCTGGGCCGACTGCGTCGACCTCTATGGGAAAGCCATCCGTTTCCTCAACAAGACCATTGACACCGACAACAAGTGCACCGCGGATGACAAGCAGACGTGGCTGAGCGCGGCACTCACCAATATGGAGACGTGCATTGACGGCTTCGGTGACATGGGCATCCAAGATTATTACACTGTGTTTCCCATATTGGCTAACAACGTGAGTTTGTTGGTGAGCAATACCCTAGCTTTGAACAATGAGGGTTCTACTTCTGATGATAGTATGTCTATGTCGCCGATGAGTTATGAAGAAGGGTTTCCAGGGTGGGTTCCTTCCGGTGATCTGGAGCTGCTTCAGTCGTCCATCCCGAGGGCGGACTTGGTTGTGGCGCAGGACGGGTCGGGGAATTTTAAGACGGTGGGGGATGCGGTGGCAGCCGCACCATCGGGGAGCAGCAGGTATGTGATCTATGTGAAGGCGGGAACGTATGTGGAGAATGTGGAAATTGGGGAGAATTTGGTTAATATTATGTTGTTGGGTGACGGAATTGGGAGGACTATTATCACCGGAAACAGAAGCAACGTCACCGGCTTCACCACCACCAAATCGGCCACTGTTGGTATGTCACTTAATTAATTTGTCTACTATTTTTGGattttactagtatttttcAAGCATACTTAATTCAGTAACTAGTAGGAGTACTTTTTTTggttaattactactagtattttggATTTATAAAATATGGAACATCATACTATTAATCAATTCATGCGAAATCGAAATATGTACACAATTAAATcatgtaaattaattaattaatttgacgCAGGAGTTGCGGGCTACGGGTTCATCGGCCGCAGCATCACATTCCGGAACACGGCAGGGCCCGAGAACCAGCAGGCCGTGGCTCTGCGTTCGGATGCCGACCATTCCGTGTTTTATCAGTGCAGCTTCGAAGGGTACCAAGACACCCTCTACGTCAACCACCAACGCCAGTTCTACCGCAACTGCGATATCTACGGCACAGTCGACTTCATCTTCGGAAACGCCGCCGCCGTCTTGCAAAACTGCAACATCTACCTTCGTGACCCGCCCCACAAGATCAATACCATCACCGCGCAAGGCCGGACCGACCCGAACGTTAAAACAGGCATCATCATCCACAACTGCCGTGTCACCGCAGCCCCGGACCTCCGATCCGTTCAGGGATCCGTCAAGTCCTATCTGGGCCGCCCGTGGAAGGTGTACTCGCGGACGGTGTTCATGAAGACCGAGCTCGATAGCTTGATCGACCCGGCTGGTTGGCTTCCTTGGGACGGGAACCTCGGTTTGAATACCTTGTATTACGCCGAGTATGCCAATACCGGTCCCGGCTCCTCCACCGCCAATCGGGTCAATTGGACCGGTTATCACGTCATCACCAGCCCATCCGTCGCCGCACAGTTTGCGCCGGGGAATTTCATTGACGCCAATTCTTGGCTGCCGGCCACCAATGTGCCATTTACCCCTGGCTTTTGATAGTATTTCAATTACTTGCTTCTACACTTTCTTTCATTCATGCTCACTAATTATTAATGAATaaatatcattatcattattcttttttaattcAGCCAGTGCACAAAGTTAATTAGGATCAACTTGCATTCATCAACCCTAAAAGATTCATACTCCATTTGAGATTACTAGCCGTTGGAGAATTAAGAGAAAGCATactattcaaattcaatttattattatatgataCTCCTCAATTACATATGTATGTTTATAGGACTAAAgaacttttaaataaaaagcataacctttataattaattttactaatattatactccatccgtccatgaTTAATTGATAATATGAGTTAACTCAGCTAGTGTTTTAATGTATTGTATCATAAAATTGATAAGAAAAGGTTAAGTGGAATGAGAATACTACGTGACATAAATTAGTTGTAAACTTTGTTTCTTAATAGGctattttatgctttattaatgaatattaaatccactagagcaatATTTCCCTTATTACTGTTGTTCTATTATGTAAGTTAATAAATCATCAACTTTGTACCATCTCAAGACACTATCAATGTTCTGTAAAATAAATCATCAACTTTGTACCATCTCAAGACACTATCAATGTTCATTACTAAAAGAAGAGACTATTCATGTAGTTCactttaaatttaataactttaataataatattaatggCAAAAATATAATCATCCTTAACAGTAATTAATAACATTATATGATTGAATTAAAAAACTACTCGTATAATTAAAGGTGGAGTAGTGTAACACAAGTTAAAATTCAATAAACATAACTTCTTGTATAGCCTCTTGTGCCTTGCTTTATAATGGCCTCTATCTCCGGCAAAAGGAATGTGAATGTCGATGTTGCCATCTTTGTTCTGCTGCTACACTGCTCGTCGGTGTGGTCGTTTTTTCCGTCATAGACTACAACAAACCCAGTTTCTGAATCTACtctctttttatttctattGAGGAATTCAGGAATAGAAGATAAGATTTAAAGGGGCTACCCAAGATATGAAAAACTTAGGGTTTTATTGAATCCAAATCTCGACAGATTTTGAAATTAGGAGAAGATTGTATTTCGGGATTAAATATGTACTgagtttggttcatgagattgaatctcacaactcaatcctagatagataatcatgtgataattagtcatagccaaccccctccaactaaaataatctcaccaaTTAATCccagattatatcttggtactattttatctagaaaaCCGAACACCATCATAGGGGGTGAACAATCTAGttgttattatatttattttttttataataaggGC from Salvia splendens isolate huo1 chromosome 4, SspV2, whole genome shotgun sequence encodes the following:
- the LOC121801002 gene encoding pectinesterase 2-like, translated to MAKIILLVLFQFAIISFTCAKASGSAAISWCSQTPNPEPCEYFLTQNPKLYDVSSIHEKPDFLKVSLQMALDRCIHVQSGLQQLGPKCRSARERAAWADCVDLYGKAIRFLNKTIDTDNKCTADDKQTWLSAALTNMETCIDGFGDMGIQDYYTVFPILANNVSLLVSNTLALNNEGSTSDDSMSMSPMSYEEGFPGWVPSGDLELLQSSIPRADLVVAQDGSGNFKTVGDAVAAAPSGSSRYVIYVKAGTYVENVEIGENLVNIMLLGDGIGRTIITGNRSNVTGFTTTKSATVGVAGYGFIGRSITFRNTAGPENQQAVALRSDADHSVFYQCSFEGYQDTLYVNHQRQFYRNCDIYGTVDFIFGNAAAVLQNCNIYLRDPPHKINTITAQGRTDPNVKTGIIIHNCRVTAAPDLRSVQGSVKSYLGRPWKVYSRTVFMKTELDSLIDPAGWLPWDGNLGLNTLYYAEYANTGPGSSTANRVNWTGYHVITSPSVAAQFAPGNFIDANSWLPATNVPFTPGF